A stretch of the Comamonas testosteroni TK102 genome encodes the following:
- the polA gene encoding DNA polymerase I, producing MSNSKTLVLVDGSSYLYRAYHAMPDLRAIPGDPASPATGAIRGMVNMMQALRKDVQADYAVCVFDASGPTFRDEMYTEYKATRSPMPDDLRSQIEPIHEVVAMLGWKVVAVPGVEADDVIATLAQTAAAQGIQVIVSSGDKDLSQLVNEHVTIIDTMNGKKRDVAGVTAEFGVPPALMIDYQALVGDTVDNVPGVTKVGPKTAAKWLEEFGTLDNLIANAAGIKGVAGQNLRDAIASGQLALSRQLVTMKTDCDLSAYIGGLPQLDVVTLAEPDSAALAPFYEKYGFKGLVRTLGAAAADVKAAKPGKAAKADSAQGGLFDADDAAATEVAVAAQQRDVLYTTILSEAQLDEWLAKIEAAELTALDTETDSLDEMVARIVGISFSVAVGEAAYIPLRHEGMDVPEQLDLDKVLARLRPWLEDASRKKLGQHVKYDQHVFANHGITVRGYAHDTMLQSYVLEADRPHNLTSLALRHVNRSGISYEDLCGKGKSQIPFAQVPVDKAAAYSCEDSDQTLDVHNTLWPRIQVQAGLLHIYELEMQTSEALFRIERNGVSIDAGELARQSNDLGARILKLEEEAYEIAGQPFNLSSPKQLGEIFFDKLGMPVVKKTATGARSTDEEVLEKLAEDYPLPAKLLEHRSLSKLKGTYTDKLAQMALPSDGRVHTHYAQAVAVTGRLSSNDPNLQNIPVRTPEGRRVREAFVAPEGKLIASADYSQIELRIMAHLSGDEALLSAFKNGLDVHRATAAEVFGVSVDEVSSEQRRYAKVINFGLIYGMSSFGLAKNLGIETKAAAAYIDKYFQRYPGVKRYMDQTVELAHAQGYVETVFGRRLVLPEINGGNGPRKKAAERAAINAPMQGTAADLIKKAMVAVQARLDAEKPEVLVIMQVHDELVFELPEAARDWVQAEIPAIMAGVADLSVPLLAEIGFGSSWEKAH from the coding sequence ATGAGCAATTCCAAGACCCTGGTGCTGGTGGACGGCTCCAGCTACCTCTACCGCGCCTACCATGCCATGCCCGACCTGAGGGCGATTCCCGGCGACCCGGCCAGCCCGGCCACGGGTGCCATCCGCGGCATGGTGAACATGATGCAGGCGCTGAGGAAGGACGTGCAGGCCGATTACGCCGTCTGCGTGTTCGATGCCTCGGGGCCGACCTTCCGGGACGAGATGTACACCGAGTACAAGGCCACGCGCTCGCCCATGCCCGACGATCTGCGCAGCCAGATCGAGCCCATCCACGAGGTGGTGGCCATGCTGGGCTGGAAGGTGGTGGCCGTGCCCGGCGTGGAAGCCGACGACGTGATCGCGACGCTGGCGCAGACCGCTGCGGCTCAGGGCATACAGGTCATCGTCTCCAGCGGCGACAAGGACTTGAGCCAGTTGGTCAACGAGCATGTGACCATCATCGACACCATGAACGGCAAGAAGCGCGACGTGGCCGGCGTGACGGCCGAGTTCGGCGTGCCGCCGGCGCTGATGATCGACTACCAGGCCCTGGTGGGCGACACCGTGGACAACGTGCCCGGCGTGACCAAGGTCGGGCCCAAGACCGCCGCCAAATGGCTGGAGGAGTTCGGCACGCTGGACAATCTGATTGCCAACGCGGCAGGCATCAAGGGCGTCGCGGGCCAGAACCTGCGCGATGCGATTGCCAGCGGCCAGCTGGCGCTGAGCCGCCAGCTGGTGACCATGAAAACCGATTGCGATCTGTCAGCCTACATTGGCGGCCTGCCGCAGCTCGATGTCGTCACGCTGGCCGAGCCCGATAGCGCCGCGCTCGCGCCGTTCTACGAGAAATACGGCTTCAAGGGCCTGGTGCGCACCCTGGGCGCCGCTGCGGCCGACGTCAAGGCGGCCAAGCCCGGCAAGGCTGCCAAGGCAGACAGTGCCCAGGGCGGCCTGTTCGATGCCGATGACGCGGCGGCCACCGAGGTGGCCGTGGCGGCCCAGCAGCGCGATGTGCTCTACACCACGATTCTGAGCGAGGCGCAACTCGATGAATGGCTGGCCAAGATCGAGGCCGCCGAGCTGACCGCGCTGGATACCGAGACCGATTCGCTGGACGAGATGGTGGCCCGCATCGTCGGCATTTCCTTCAGCGTGGCCGTGGGCGAGGCCGCCTATATTCCGCTGCGCCACGAGGGCATGGACGTGCCCGAGCAGCTCGATCTGGACAAGGTGCTGGCCAGGCTCAGGCCCTGGCTCGAGGATGCGTCCAGGAAGAAACTGGGCCAGCATGTCAAATATGACCAGCATGTGTTTGCCAACCACGGCATCACCGTGCGCGGCTATGCGCACGACACCATGCTGCAGTCCTATGTGCTCGAAGCCGACCGCCCGCACAATCTGACCAGCCTGGCGCTGCGCCATGTGAATCGCAGCGGCATCAGCTACGAAGACCTGTGCGGCAAGGGCAAGAGCCAGATTCCGTTTGCCCAGGTGCCCGTGGACAAGGCCGCAGCCTACAGCTGCGAGGACTCCGACCAGACGCTGGACGTGCACAACACCTTGTGGCCGCGCATCCAGGTCCAGGCCGGGCTGCTGCATATCTACGAGCTGGAAATGCAGACCAGCGAAGCGCTGTTTCGCATCGAGCGCAATGGCGTGAGCATCGACGCGGGTGAGCTGGCACGCCAGAGCAATGATCTGGGCGCACGCATCCTGAAGCTCGAGGAAGAGGCTTACGAGATTGCGGGCCAGCCCTTCAATCTGTCCTCGCCCAAGCAGCTGGGCGAGATCTTCTTCGACAAGCTGGGCATGCCCGTCGTGAAGAAGACCGCCACCGGCGCGCGCAGCACGGACGAGGAAGTGCTGGAAAAGCTGGCCGAGGACTATCCGCTGCCCGCCAAGCTGCTGGAGCACCGCAGCCTCTCCAAGCTCAAGGGAACCTACACCGACAAGCTGGCGCAGATGGCCTTGCCCAGCGACGGCCGCGTGCACACCCACTACGCCCAGGCCGTGGCGGTGACGGGGCGTCTGTCCAGCAACGACCCCAATCTGCAGAACATTCCCGTGCGCACGCCCGAAGGCCGCCGCGTGCGCGAAGCCTTTGTGGCCCCCGAGGGCAAGCTGATTGCCAGCGCCGACTATTCGCAGATCGAGCTGCGCATCATGGCCCATCTGTCGGGCGACGAAGCCTTGCTGAGCGCCTTCAAGAACGGCCTGGACGTGCACCGCGCCACGGCCGCCGAAGTCTTCGGCGTGAGTGTGGACGAGGTCAGCAGCGAGCAGCGCCGCTATGCCAAGGTGATCAACTTCGGCCTGATCTACGGCATGAGCAGCTTCGGCCTGGCCAAGAACCTGGGCATCGAAACCAAGGCGGCGGCCGCCTATATCGACAAATACTTCCAGCGCTATCCCGGCGTGAAGCGCTATATGGACCAGACCGTGGAGCTGGCCCATGCCCAGGGCTATGTGGAGACCGTCTTCGGTCGGCGCCTGGTGCTGCCCGAGATCAACGGCGGCAACGGCCCGCGCAAGAAAGCGGCCGAGCGCGCTGCCATCAACGCCCCCATGCAGGGCACGGCGGCCGATCTGATCAAGAAGGCCATGGTGGCCGTGCAGGCCAGGCTGGATGCCGAAAAGCCCGAGGTGCTGGTCATCATGCAGGTGCACGACGAGCTGGTGTTCGAGCTGCCCGAAGCCGCCAGGGACTGGGTGCAGGCCGAGATCCCTGCCATCATGGCCGGCGTGGCCGATCTGTCCGTGCCGCTGCTGGCCGAGATCGGCTTTGGCAGCAGCTGGGAAAAGGCGCATTGA
- a CDS encoding AzlC family ABC transporter permease, with protein sequence MTPAVRTGLSISVATGLYGISFGALSVAAGLNLWQTMALSALMFTGGSQFAFIGVVAGGGSGMAAVSAASLLGVRNAIYGMQMSRLLGVQGLQRWLAAHWTIDESAATASGQEELAEQRLGFWVAGAGVFLLWNLFTLLGALMGNALGDTRRFGLDGAAVAAFLGLLWPRLNAREPVALALGCGLVTALAIPWVPAGVPILLAAALGAFWGWVRPSEAGQ encoded by the coding sequence ATGACGCCCGCCGTGCGCACGGGGCTGTCGATTTCGGTGGCGACGGGGCTGTACGGCATCTCCTTCGGCGCGCTGTCCGTGGCGGCCGGCCTCAACCTCTGGCAGACCATGGCGCTGAGCGCGCTGATGTTCACGGGCGGTTCGCAGTTCGCCTTCATCGGCGTGGTGGCGGGCGGCGGCAGCGGCATGGCGGCCGTGAGCGCGGCCTCGCTGCTGGGCGTGCGCAATGCCATCTACGGCATGCAGATGAGCCGTCTGCTGGGCGTCCAGGGGCTGCAGCGCTGGCTGGCGGCGCACTGGACGATCGACGAATCCGCGGCCACGGCATCGGGCCAGGAGGAACTGGCCGAGCAGCGGCTCGGCTTCTGGGTCGCCGGGGCGGGCGTGTTCCTGCTCTGGAACCTGTTCACCTTGCTGGGCGCGCTGATGGGCAACGCGCTGGGCGACACGCGCCGCTTCGGTCTCGACGGGGCTGCCGTGGCGGCCTTTCTCGGCCTGCTCTGGCCGCGCCTGAACGCGCGCGAGCCGGTGGCGCTGGCGCTGGGCTGCGGGCTGGTCACGGCCCTGGCCATACCCTGGGTGCCTGCAGGCGTGCCGATTCTGCTGGCCGCAGCCCTGGGCGCCTTCTGGGGCTGGGTGCGCCCTTCGGAGGCTGGGCAATGA
- a CDS encoding AzlD domain-containing protein — protein MTLSLSLSLWQWILLACALAFVTKLLGYSLPERWMRSPRMAQIAACLTVALLASLTVMNTLASGTRISLDARLGALLVAALALWLRAPFLLVVILGAVAVALLRWLA, from the coding sequence ATGACGCTGTCCCTGTCCTTGTCCCTGTGGCAATGGATCTTGCTGGCCTGTGCGCTGGCCTTTGTGACCAAGCTGCTGGGCTACAGCCTGCCCGAGCGCTGGATGCGCAGCCCGCGCATGGCCCAGATCGCGGCCTGTCTGACGGTGGCGTTGCTGGCTTCGCTGACGGTGATGAACACCCTGGCCAGCGGCACGCGCATCAGCCTGGATGCGCGCCTGGGCGCCTTGCTGGTGGCGGCGCTGGCCCTGTGGCTGCGGGCACCATTCTTGCTGGTGGTGATTCTGGGGGCCGTGGCTGTGGCGCTGCTGCGCTGGCTGGCCTGA
- a CDS encoding dienelactone hydrolase family protein, producing the protein MKYEDIAQDMQGLLGARADAQPSRRTALRAALGAGLGVGYACAAGPVMAQTAIKTPVDGLTAGEVSIDVKGFKLPAYRAMPAGKQNLPVVLVISEIFGVHEYIADTCRRLARAGYLAIAPDLFVRQGDPMAYGEMAKLMSEVIAKVPDAQAMGDLDAAVQWAGTQGGDVRKLAITGFCWGGRITWLYAAHAPLKAGVAWYGRLQGNKNDLQPSYPLDLVGQLKAPVLGLYGGKDTGIPLESVEAMKAALKTGSAAARASEFVIFPEAPHAFHADYRPSYREQAAQDGWARMLTWFNQHGVA; encoded by the coding sequence ATGAAGTACGAAGACATCGCTCAGGATATGCAGGGGCTGCTCGGCGCTCGCGCCGATGCCCAGCCCAGCCGCCGCACGGCCTTGCGCGCAGCCCTCGGGGCCGGCCTGGGCGTGGGCTATGCCTGCGCCGCCGGCCCGGTCATGGCTCAGACGGCCATCAAGACCCCGGTCGACGGCCTGACGGCAGGCGAGGTCAGCATCGATGTCAAAGGCTTCAAGCTGCCGGCCTACCGGGCCATGCCTGCGGGCAAGCAGAATCTGCCCGTGGTGCTGGTGATCTCCGAAATCTTCGGCGTGCATGAATACATTGCCGATACCTGCCGCCGCCTGGCGCGTGCGGGCTATCTGGCGATAGCGCCCGACCTGTTCGTGCGCCAGGGCGATCCCATGGCCTATGGCGAGATGGCCAAGCTCATGAGCGAGGTGATCGCCAAGGTGCCCGATGCCCAGGCCATGGGCGATCTGGACGCTGCCGTGCAATGGGCAGGCACCCAGGGCGGCGATGTCAGGAAGCTGGCCATCACCGGCTTTTGCTGGGGCGGGCGCATCACCTGGCTGTATGCCGCACATGCCCCGCTCAAGGCCGGCGTGGCCTGGTACGGGCGTCTGCAGGGCAACAAGAACGATTTGCAGCCCAGCTATCCGCTGGACCTGGTGGGACAGCTCAAGGCACCGGTGCTGGGCCTGTACGGCGGCAAGGACACGGGCATTCCGCTGGAGTCGGTCGAAGCCATGAAGGCCGCGCTCAAGACCGGCTCTGCGGCGGCCAGGGCCTCGGAGTTCGTGATCTTCCCCGAGGCGCCCCATGCCTTCCATGCCGACTACCGCCCCAGCTACCGCGAGCAGGCCGCGCAGGACGGCTGGGCCCGCATGCTGACCTGGTTCAACCAGCATGGCGTGGCTTGA
- a CDS encoding ZIP family metal transporter: MTLVAIILATLAAGIGSVWVAALLMSLGGGRTPGLMPQRLLSLAAGALLATAFMHLLPEAFESHGKSHDLFVVLLIGLVFFFLLSKAELWHHGHEHSHGDAHQPVAVHHAHSHGHDHQHGHAHHDDHGEHAHGHSHGKGGWAILTGDSVHCFGDGVLIASAFVADIRLGLIAALSVLAHEVPHHMGDIVVLRQSSSNRRVALIKVSMAGAVTTLGGVAGYFLIGQLHELLPYFLVVASSSFIYVALADLIPQLQKRLSAKETAAQVFWLLLGIVIVTVMSGAAHNHGHEHDHDHGAEVGHSHEPAPAPAAVHEAAHKHEH; the protein is encoded by the coding sequence ATGACATTGGTAGCAATTATTCTGGCCACCCTGGCTGCTGGTATCGGCAGTGTCTGGGTGGCCGCGTTGTTGATGAGTCTGGGAGGGGGGCGCACGCCAGGGCTGATGCCCCAGCGTCTGCTGAGCCTGGCTGCGGGAGCCTTGCTCGCCACAGCCTTCATGCATTTGCTGCCCGAAGCGTTCGAGAGCCATGGCAAATCCCATGATCTGTTCGTGGTGCTGCTGATCGGGCTGGTGTTTTTCTTTCTGCTGTCCAAGGCCGAGCTATGGCACCACGGCCATGAGCATTCGCATGGCGACGCCCACCAGCCTGTTGCCGTGCACCATGCTCACAGTCATGGCCACGACCATCAGCATGGTCACGCCCACCATGACGACCATGGAGAGCACGCGCATGGTCACAGCCATGGCAAGGGCGGCTGGGCCATTCTGACGGGCGACAGCGTGCATTGCTTTGGCGATGGCGTGCTGATTGCATCGGCCTTCGTGGCCGATATCCGCCTGGGCCTGATTGCTGCCCTGTCGGTGCTGGCGCACGAGGTGCCTCACCACATGGGCGATATCGTGGTGCTGCGCCAGTCCAGCAGCAATCGCCGCGTGGCGCTGATCAAGGTGTCCATGGCGGGAGCCGTGACCACGCTGGGCGGGGTGGCCGGCTATTTCCTGATCGGACAGCTGCACGAGCTGCTGCCGTATTTCCTGGTCGTTGCGTCGAGCAGCTTCATCTATGTGGCGCTGGCCGACCTGATTCCCCAGCTGCAAAAGCGCCTGAGCGCCAAGGAAACCGCAGCCCAGGTCTTCTGGCTGCTGCTGGGCATCGTCATCGTGACGGTGATGAGCGGTGCCGCGCACAACCATGGACACGAGCATGACCACGATCATGGTGCCGAGGTCGGGCATTCGCACGAGCCCGCCCCCGCGCCTGCGGCTGTCCATGAAGCAGCGCACAAGCACGAGCATTGA
- a CDS encoding LytR/AlgR family response regulator transcription factor has protein sequence MHILIVDDEALARARLRTLLGDCAHGPHHVQEAADADQALQMLQAAQPAPVQLVLLDIHMPGHNGLQLAASLAELANPPAIVFVTAHASHAVHAFELDAVDYLTKPVRLERLQQSLQKAERALSTRSVVDSGPVLLIQERGGTLRLPLSEVRFLKAEQKYITVRTVQRNYILDGALADLETRHGEHLLRIHRNALVLRAALRGLEKYDDPQEGEGWGLRLQGVSELLPVSRRQLAAVKTELKDVS, from the coding sequence ATGCACATTCTGATCGTTGATGACGAAGCTCTGGCTCGCGCCAGACTGCGCACTCTGCTCGGCGACTGCGCACATGGCCCCCACCATGTTCAGGAAGCCGCCGATGCCGACCAGGCCCTGCAGATGCTGCAGGCCGCACAGCCCGCCCCCGTCCAGCTGGTGCTGCTGGACATCCACATGCCCGGCCACAACGGGCTGCAGCTGGCAGCGTCCCTGGCGGAGTTGGCCAACCCGCCCGCCATCGTGTTCGTGACGGCGCATGCCAGCCATGCGGTACATGCTTTCGAGCTGGATGCCGTGGACTATCTGACCAAGCCCGTACGCCTGGAACGCCTGCAGCAATCGCTGCAGAAGGCAGAACGTGCGCTGAGCACGCGCAGCGTCGTGGACAGCGGCCCCGTGCTGCTGATTCAGGAGCGCGGCGGCACGCTGCGGCTGCCGCTGTCCGAAGTGCGTTTTCTCAAGGCCGAGCAGAAATACATCACCGTGCGCACCGTGCAGCGCAACTACATCCTCGACGGAGCGCTGGCCGATCTCGAAACCCGCCATGGCGAACATCTGCTGCGCATACACCGCAACGCCCTGGTGCTGCGTGCGGCCTTGCGCGGCCTCGAAAAATATGACGATCCGCAGGAAGGCGAAGGCTGGGGCCTGCGCCTGCAGGGCGTCAGCGAGCTGCTGCCGGTCTCGCGCCGCCAGCTGGCGGCGGTCAAGACCGAACTGAAAGATGTTTCCTGA
- a CDS encoding sensor histidine kinase yields the protein MPISPLIAATPTSARPVLVFDACNAGVVLRAVLFVQVVVGTAAIYGADSLWEWFASAALLTGACLPGTLVWLIAACSLKHQLQRLDMRGQYLAGVLLGALAGLYACGMLFFIGIDKAPWLASAVTGGLLAALLVTALVLRARGNTPAQTQARLTELQSRIRPHFLFNTLNSAIALVRAEPAKAEALLEDLSDLFRYALAEPHLTTTLAQEIELAQRYLSIEQVRFGERLQMQWQLDESVHGALLPPLLLQPLVENAIRHGVEPNARGGKLQVRTERRGNEALIQIINTLPPASAGHQSTGHGMALDNVRARLSLLHDLQGSFSAKVRDGLYVVRLSVPLQQTAPKPGESRHAHSDR from the coding sequence GTGCCCATCTCACCGCTCATCGCTGCCACACCAACCTCGGCCCGCCCGGTCCTGGTGTTCGACGCCTGCAATGCCGGCGTGGTGCTGCGCGCCGTGCTGTTTGTACAGGTGGTGGTGGGCACGGCTGCCATCTATGGTGCGGACTCGCTCTGGGAGTGGTTTGCCAGCGCGGCTCTGCTCACCGGTGCCTGCCTGCCAGGCACCCTGGTCTGGCTGATCGCCGCCTGCAGCCTCAAGCACCAGTTGCAGCGTCTGGACATGCGCGGCCAATATCTGGCCGGCGTGCTGCTGGGCGCGCTCGCAGGGCTTTATGCCTGCGGCATGCTGTTCTTCATCGGCATCGACAAAGCCCCCTGGCTGGCCAGTGCCGTCACGGGAGGCCTGCTGGCCGCGCTGCTCGTGACGGCGCTGGTGCTGCGCGCGCGCGGCAACACGCCGGCGCAGACCCAGGCCCGTCTCACCGAGCTGCAGTCACGCATCAGACCGCACTTTCTGTTCAACACCCTCAACAGCGCGATTGCGCTGGTGCGCGCCGAGCCGGCCAAGGCAGAAGCCTTGCTCGAGGATCTCAGCGATCTGTTTCGCTATGCCTTGGCCGAACCCCATCTGACCACCACGCTGGCGCAGGAGATAGAGCTGGCCCAGCGCTATCTGTCCATAGAGCAGGTACGCTTTGGCGAGCGCCTGCAGATGCAGTGGCAGCTCGATGAAAGCGTGCATGGAGCGCTGCTGCCGCCGCTGCTGCTGCAGCCACTGGTGGAGAACGCCATCCGCCATGGAGTGGAGCCCAATGCGCGCGGCGGCAAGCTGCAGGTACGCACCGAAAGGCGCGGCAACGAAGCGTTGATCCAGATCATCAACACCTTGCCGCCGGCCAGTGCCGGGCATCAAAGCACCGGCCATGGCATGGCCCTGGACAACGTCAGGGCCAGGCTGTCGCTGCTGCACGACCTGCAAGGCAGTTTCAGCGCCAAGGTGCGCGACGGGCTGTATGTGGTGCGCCTGAGCGTGCCTTTGCAGCAGACCGCGCCAAAACCGGGAGAATCCCGTCATGCACATTCTGATCGTTGA
- a CDS encoding DMT family transporter produces MHSRSSLISGLGFALAACALWGAIFLVPAMLPEFSPLQITFGRFVLYGVVALCVFLPRATRLLPRLQAADVRHLVWLALTGNVVYFALVATAVQWIGMAVTSLIVGLVPVTVPLLGRNTQGALPLRRMLAPMALILAGIVLVNAHALTTGPAGNQGRYLLGVLMAVLAMLCWSRYALDNTRYLAQSRFNGTEWSTLWGLVVGLISALLWVLLWLISPEASGAGSPDIPAQRWQLFWLLNLAVAILSSWLGNWMWNAASQRLPITFVGQLLVFETLFALAYHFLYEQRLPLLAELAPMLLILAGVVWSLRRYQAASRAAASV; encoded by the coding sequence ATGCATTCCCGCTCTTCCCTGATTTCCGGCCTCGGTTTTGCGCTGGCCGCCTGCGCGCTCTGGGGCGCGATTTTTCTCGTGCCGGCCATGCTGCCGGAGTTCTCGCCGCTGCAGATCACCTTTGGCCGCTTCGTGCTCTACGGCGTGGTGGCCCTATGCGTTTTTCTGCCCCGGGCCACCAGGCTGCTGCCCAGGCTGCAAGCGGCCGATGTCCGGCATCTGGTATGGCTGGCCCTGACGGGCAATGTGGTTTATTTCGCCCTGGTCGCCACCGCCGTGCAATGGATAGGCATGGCCGTGACCTCGCTGATCGTGGGCCTGGTTCCCGTCACCGTGCCGCTGCTGGGCCGCAACACCCAGGGCGCGCTTCCGCTGCGCCGCATGCTGGCCCCCATGGCGCTGATTCTGGCCGGCATCGTGCTCGTCAACGCCCATGCGCTGACCACGGGGCCCGCAGGCAACCAGGGGCGCTATCTGCTGGGCGTGCTGATGGCCGTGCTGGCCATGCTCTGCTGGAGCCGCTATGCGCTGGACAACACCCGTTACCTGGCACAAAGCCGCTTCAACGGCACGGAGTGGTCCACGCTCTGGGGTCTGGTCGTCGGTCTGATCAGCGCCTTGCTCTGGGTGCTGCTCTGGCTGATATCGCCTGAGGCCAGCGGCGCCGGCAGCCCCGACATTCCGGCCCAGCGCTGGCAGCTGTTCTGGCTGTTGAATCTGGCCGTGGCCATCCTCTCGTCCTGGCTGGGCAACTGGATGTGGAATGCCGCCAGCCAGCGCCTGCCCATCACCTTCGTGGGCCAGCTGCTGGTGTTCGAGACCCTGTTTGCCCTGGCCTACCACTTCCTCTATGAACAGCGCCTGCCACTGCTCGCCGAACTGGCCCCCATGCTGCTGATTCTTGCGGGCGTGGTCTGGTCGCTCAGACGCTATCAGGCCGCCAGCCGGGCAGCGGCCTCTGTTTGA
- the argH gene encoding argininosuccinate lyase → MSTSAPSHNQLDSKAEAWSALFSEPMSDLVKRYTSSVFFDKRMWQADIQGSLAHAEMLSAQKIIAAEDFASIQKGMAQITAEIEAGTFEWKLDLEDVHLNIEARLTQLVGDAGKRLHTGRSRNDQVATDVRLWLRSEIDLIEGLLKELQRSLVDVAAKNVEVILPGFTHLQVAQPVSFGHHMLAYVEMFKRDAERMLDVRKRVNVLPLGSAALAGTTYPLDRERVAKTLGMEGVSQNSLDGVSDRDFAIEFTAAASLCMVHVSRLSEELIIWMSQNFGFIKIADRFTTGSSIMPQKKNPDVPELARGKTGRVVGHLMGLITLMKGQPLAYNKDNQEDKEPLFDTVDTLKDTLRIFAEMIGGQLNPASGVKEGGITVNAENMRAAALKGYATATDLADYLVKKGLPFRDAHETVAHAVKLATMKGVDLTELPLAELQAFNPNIEADVFEALSLEGSLNARSTLGGTAPAQVRAQLAKHQARLA, encoded by the coding sequence ATGTCTACATCTGCTCCTTCGCACAACCAGCTCGATTCCAAGGCCGAAGCCTGGTCTGCCCTGTTCTCCGAACCCATGAGCGACCTGGTCAAGCGCTACACCTCCAGCGTGTTCTTTGACAAGCGCATGTGGCAGGCCGACATCCAGGGTTCTCTGGCGCATGCCGAAATGCTGTCGGCCCAGAAGATCATTGCGGCCGAAGATTTCGCCTCCATCCAGAAGGGCATGGCGCAGATCACGGCCGAAATCGAGGCCGGCACCTTCGAGTGGAAGCTGGATCTGGAAGACGTTCACCTGAATATCGAAGCGCGCCTGACCCAGCTGGTCGGCGATGCCGGCAAGCGCCTGCACACCGGCCGCAGCCGCAACGACCAGGTGGCCACCGACGTGCGCCTGTGGCTGCGCAGCGAGATCGACCTGATCGAAGGCCTGCTCAAGGAGCTGCAGCGCTCGCTGGTCGACGTGGCCGCGAAGAACGTGGAGGTGATCCTGCCCGGCTTCACCCATCTGCAGGTGGCTCAGCCCGTGAGCTTCGGCCATCATATGCTGGCCTATGTGGAAATGTTCAAGCGCGACGCCGAGCGCATGCTGGACGTGCGCAAGCGCGTCAACGTGCTGCCCCTGGGCTCTGCCGCGCTGGCCGGCACCACCTACCCGCTGGACCGCGAGCGCGTGGCCAAGACCCTGGGCATGGAAGGCGTGAGCCAGAACTCGCTGGACGGCGTGTCCGACCGCGACTTCGCCATCGAGTTCACTGCGGCGGCCTCGCTGTGCATGGTGCACGTGAGCCGTCTGTCGGAAGAGCTGATCATCTGGATGAGCCAGAACTTCGGCTTCATCAAGATCGCCGACCGCTTCACCACCGGCTCGTCCATCATGCCCCAGAAGAAGAACCCCGATGTGCCCGAACTGGCACGTGGCAAGACCGGCCGCGTGGTCGGCCATCTGATGGGTCTGATCACGCTGATGAAGGGCCAGCCCCTGGCCTACAACAAGGACAACCAGGAAGACAAGGAGCCGCTGTTCGACACGGTGGACACCCTCAAGGACACGCTGCGCATCTTCGCCGAGATGATCGGCGGCCAGCTCAACCCCGCCAGCGGCGTCAAGGAAGGCGGCATCACCGTGAATGCCGAGAACATGCGCGCTGCTGCCCTGAAGGGCTATGCCACGGCCACCGACCTGGCCGACTATCTGGTCAAGAAGGGGCTGCCCTTCCGCGACGCCCACGAAACCGTGGCTCACGCCGTGAAGCTGGCCACCATGAAGGGCGTGGACCTGACCGAGCTGCCACTGGCCGAGCTGCAGGCCTTCAATCCCAACATCGAGGCCGATGTGTTCGAGGCCCTGAGCCTGGAAGGCTCGCTCAACGCACGCAGCACGCTGGGCGGTACGGCACCGGCGCAGGTGCGTGCGCAACTGGCCAAGCATCAGGCTCGCCTGGCCTGA